The following coding sequences are from one Carassius auratus strain Wakin chromosome 15, ASM336829v1, whole genome shotgun sequence window:
- the LOC113114641 gene encoding uncharacterized protein LOC113114641, whose protein sequence is MENPPEKEVEPVEEIPPPAEEISNPPVQQLRASSRERSLTEKGREMHELEAKKQEKSFHKTYESWKQAAREARSNLKTFCTREDLDQIQQDIQGRHDSVYQRYEAILRNHTTTPDIVKRMDACAALTAEITDLVSKRLETFNESYNEELVKERVRQVLNKDEYGSVFGCTVTNTVVSESSLGSDNQSKTSKVSSKRADAQAEFAAKLEQAKALQEIHNQQAKLDKMEHDWKLCESRMLAEIKQKEAEMQLRLVEEKKRLQQLQVDKEVKVAAARVKVYNDLEGNLHRCEDDEGPSIHTGCQRTELTSQLNPEAQSFLPQQASCEGYGVTSPQETANLAQAIANSLSTHRLPVPEPTVFVGDPLKFIDWKMSFMALIDRKPLPSGEKMFYLKNYLAGEARKAVEGYFYRNSEDAYQGAWKVLQERYGNSFVIQRAFRDKLMRWPKIGANDPLALRDFTDFLQGCVEAIPHVKGLAILNDSEENHKLLKKLPEWIVRKWNRIVVEELDTSGDYPSFKCFTEFLQKEAKIACNPITSALFVNQKNTDERFPKRAKALSTKVQVKDLSSKRPETYSSKPKTSCLFCKDEKHHIAQCSTFAGKTIEEKKAFIHETHLCFGCLRKGHMSKDCRRRHTCGTCGRSHPTCLHEERDKAPSKDPKGASTNVQASEEVHKVMTHALTQCSPATSSIVPVFISTVDEPQREVLTYALLDTQSDSSFILEDLLESLNVVSQPVQLRLSTMTAADTITASKRVCGLKVRGLQSASSIPLQQAYTRDFIPVDKSYIPTKHTALQWSHLRHLASQLSPLLNCEVGLLIGFDCPSALAPLEAIIGGENEPFAQRTVLGWSIIGLSNPHLDRQGNQSFVHRVAVKEIPVPSSNDILKILESDFNEKAYEDKCVSQEDVRFIQHLSANIHQKDNGHYELPLPFKCSSRPSLPNNKGLATARLQHLKKRLKSNKQYYDHYKAFMEEMIIKGDAEQAPAILSGETVWYIPHHGVYHPQKPNKLRVVFDCSEKFRGISLNDTLLTGPDLTNSLVGVLCRFRKEPVAVTCDIEKMFHQFLVPPDERNYLRFLWWEGGDLEKEPQEYRMAVHLFGATSSPGCANFGLKYLAQQHKVNYPSASAFIEKNFYVDDGLTSVPSTSEAKELIMQAQRVCKHGGLRLHKFNSNKEDVLSCLNPLEKATTSKPLDFNLEATPAGRVLGIQWSTKDDTFSFCIDLKDQPLTRRGILSVIASLYDPLGFVAPFILQGKCILQELCRRGTEWDNELPDDLRPQWVDWKNDLLKLKEVLIPRCYHPHTFSEIVRTELHHFSDASNVGYGACSYLRFKNEKSEVHCCLVMAKARVSPTKVISIPRLELSAAVISARMSVMLKNELEMKIDQEFFWTDSQVVLAYINNEARRFHVFVANRVQLIRDVTDPSQWCYVNTTDNPADYASRGLNASAISTSMWLSGPKFLWEQEVNATPYTPVNLLVGDPEVKLVQTFVTSVRDGADILSRLSRFSSWSMLLRVVARINRLGHKQMYNGDHVTVEERERAAKVVIKLVQQQAFSKEMQIIERGEALPNSSALYPLDPILDNGILRVGGRLKHSSLSQDLKHPVILPKGNHITKLILSHYHTKVRHQGRSQTQMELRMNGFWIIGGSKSVAKFIHKCVQCRKLRRPAEEQRMAELPRERVEVSAPFTYCGMDCFGPFIVKRARKELKRYGLLFTCLSSRAVHIEMIEDLSTDSFINALRCFISLRGAVRKLQCDHGTNFVGAKNEFAKSLKEIDTNALEIFLTERQCEFVFNAPSASHAGGVWERQIRTVRNVLNATLALCPGRLDDASLRTLFYEAMAIVNSRPLTVDGINDPNSLEPLTPNHLIMMKSDVALPPPGKFVKQDVYATKRWRRVQYLIEQFWSRWKKEYLLNIAARQKWHIPRRNLQVNDVVIIKDDMLPRGQWQLGRVVETSEGSDGLVRRVKLQLGEQKQNQCSKPTVIERPIQKLVVLIENE, encoded by the coding sequence ATGGAAAACCCACCTGAAAAGGAAGTTGAACCAGTTGAGGAGATACCACCTCCAGCTGAAGAAATAAGTAACCCACCAGTGCAACAGCTCAGAGCAAGCTCACGTGAAAGAAGCTTAACAGAGAAAGGTCGAGAGATGCATGAGCTCGAagcaaagaaacaggaaaagTCCTTCCATAAGACATATGAGTCCTGGAAGCAGGCTGCAAGAGAGGCTAGATCAAATTTGAAAACATTCTGTACACGTGAAGACCTGGATCAAATACAGCAGGACATTCAAGGCAGACATGATTCAGTCTATCAGCGTTATGAAGCAATTCTGCGTAACCACACTACTACTCCAGACATTGTTAAACGTATGGATGCCTGCGCTGCACTAACTGCAGAGATCACTGATCTTGTCAGTAAACGACTGGAAACATTTAATGAAAGTTACAATGAAGAACTTGTGAAGGAAAGAGTAAGGCAAGTGCTGAATAAGGATGAATATGGATCCGTCTTTGGATGTACAGTAACAAACACCGTCGTTTCAGAGTCATCACTGGGATCCGATAACCAATCCAAGACTTCTAAAGTCTCAAGTAAGCGTGCTGATGCACAGGCAGAATTTGCAGCGAAACTGGAACAAGCTAAAGCTTTACAAGAAATTCACAATCAACAAGCTAAGCTTGATAAGATGGAGCATGACTGGAAGCTTTGTGAATCGAGAATGTTAGCGGAGATAAAGCAGAAGGAGGCTGAAATGCAGTTAAGGCTAGTTGAGGAAAAGAAACGGCTACAACAGCTACAAGTTGACAAAGAAGTTAAAGTAGCAGCAGCTCGTGTCAAAGTGTATAACGATTTAGAAGGCAACCTTCATCGCTGTGAAGATGACGAAGGCCCTAGCATTCACACTGGCTGCCAAAGGACAGAGCTTACATCTCAACTGAACCCGGAAGCACAGTCTTTCCTACCTCAGCAAGCATCATGTGAAGGATATGGAGTTACATCACCTCAGGAAACTGCAAATCTAGCTCAAGCAATAGCAAACTCACTAAGCACACATCGGCTGCCAGTTCCAGAACCCACTGTCTTTGTTGGTGACCCTTTAAAATTCATAGATTGGAAGATGTCATTCATGGCCCTCATTGATCGAAAACCTCTTCCTTCTGGTGAAAAAATGTTCTATCTGAAGAATTACCTTGCTGGGGAAGCTCGCAAAGCGGTGGAGGGATATTTCTACAGAAATTCTGAGGATGCGTATCAGGGTGCCTGGAAAGTGTTACAGGAAAGGTACGGGAACTCGTTCGTCATCCAAAGAGCGTTTCGAGACAAGCTGATGAGATGGCCCAAAATTGGAGCAAATGACCCACTGGCATTACGAGACTTCACAGATTTCCTACAAGGTTGTGTCGAGGCAATTCCTCACGTAAAAGGATTAGCCATCCTAAATGATTCTGAAGAAAACCACAAGCTGTTAAAGAAACTCCCCGAATGGATTGTGAGAAAGTGGAACCGAATCGTGGTGGAAGAACTAGACACATCAGGTGACTATCCAAGTTTCAAATGCTTCACAGAATTTCTGCAAAAGGAAGCAAAAATAGCTTGTAACCCTATAACCTCTGCACTATTTGTGAATCAAAAGAACACAGATGAAAGGTTCCCCAAGCGTGCTAAGGCTCTCAGTACAAAGGTTCAGGTGAAGGACTTGAGCTCAAAAAGACCAGAGACGTACAGCTCTAAGCCAAAGACATCGTGCCTTTTCTGCAAAGATGAAAAACATCACATTGCTCAATGCTCTACATTTGCTGGAAAGACTATTGAAGAAAAGAAAGCCTTCATTCACGAAACTCACCTCTGTTTCGGTTGTCTCAGAAAGGGACACATGAGTAAAGACTGTAGAAGAAGACATACATGTGGTACGTGTGGTCGAAGTCATCCTACCTGCTTACATGAAGAAAGGGATAAAGCTCCTTCAAAGGACCCTAAAGGAGCATCTACGAATGTTCAAGCAAGTGAGGAAGTTCATAAAGTCAtgacacacgcactcactcaatGTTCTCCTGCTACTTCCAGCATTGTGCCAGTTTTCATCTCTACAGTGGACGAACCCCAAAGAGAAGTACTAACTTATGCTCTACTTGACACCCAGAGCGACTCAAGTTTCATCTTGGAAGATCTTCTTGAAAGTTTGAATGTTGTCTCACAACCTGTGCAATTGAGGCTCAGCACCATGACAGCTGCTGACACGATCACTGCCAGTAAGAGAGTCTGTGGACTTAAAGTAAGAGGACTACAATCTGCAAGTTCTATACCACTACAGCAAGCATACACAAGAGACTTCATTCCAGTGGACAAGTCGTATATTCCCACCAAGCACACAGCGCTTCAGTGGAGTCACCTCAGACACTTAGCAAGTCAGCTGTCACCACTTTTGAACTGTGAAGTCGGACTTTTAATTGGATTTGACTGCCCATCTGCACTAGCTCCCTTGGAAGCAATTATAGGTGGTGAAAATGAGCCTTTCGCGCAAAGAACTGTGCTTGGGTGGAGTATTATAGGCCTGTCTAATCCACACCTTGACCGACAAGGAAATCAGAGTTTTGTCCACCGTGTTGCAGTAAAGGAAATACCTGTCCCATCGTCCAATGATATCCTGAAAATTCTTGAGTCagatttcaatgaaaaagctTATGAGGATAAATGTGTGTCACAAGAGGATGTTCGTTTCATACAGCACCTCAGTGCCAATATTCATCAGAAGGATAATGGACATTACGAGCTTCCTCTCCCATTTAAGTGCAGCAGCCGACCCTCACTACCCAACAACAAAGGGCTAGCAACTGCTCGACTACAACACCTAAAGAAACGGCTCAAGTCCAATAAACAGTATTATGATCACTACAAGGCTTTCATGGAAGAGATGATTATCAAAGGTGATGCAGAACAAGCTCCAGCTATACTAAGTGGAGAGACAGTGTGGTACATCCCACACCATGGGGTGTACCACCCTCAGAAACCAAACAAGCTGAGGGTGGTATTCGATTGTTCAGAAAAGTTTCGTGGTATATCATTAAATGACACACTTCTGACTGGGCCTGATCTAACCAATTCCTTGGTGGGAGTGCTGTGCCGTTTCAGAAAGGAGCCAGTTGCAGTTACCTGTGACATAGAGAAGATGTTTCACCAGTTTCTCGTCCCACCTGATGAACGCAATTACCTGAGATTCTTATGGTGGGAGGGTGGAGACTTGGAGAAAGAGCCTCAAGAATATCGCATGGCAGTCCACCTCTTTGGTGCCACGTCTTCACCTGGGTGTGCTAATTTCGGCCTAAAGTACCTGGCACAGCAGCACAAGGTTAACTATCCTTCAGCCTCAGCATTCATTGAGAAGAACTTTTATGTGGATGATGGGTTAACCAGTGTTCCCTCAACCAGTGAAGCCAAAGAACTAATAATGCAAGCTCAAAGAGTGTGTAAACATGGAGGTTTACGGCTTCACAAATTTAACTCAAATAAGGAAGACGTTCTGAGTTGTTTAAACCCGTTAGAAAAGGCAACAACATCAAAGCCTCTTGACTTTAATCTTGAAGCAACACCAGCTGGACGTGTACTCGGCATTCAATGGTCAACAAAGGATGACACATTCAGTTTCTGCATCGACCTTAAGGATCAACCATTGACTCGCCGTGGTATTCTGTCTGTTATAGCCTCTCTATATGACCCTCTTGGGTTTGTCGCCCCATTTATTCTACAGGGAAAGTGCATCCTACAAGAACTTTGTCGTAGAGGTACTGAATGGGACAATGAACTTCCTGATGACTTGCGTCCTCAATGGGTGGATTGGAAAAACGATCTTCTGAAACTCAAGGAAGTATTGATACCAAGATGTTATCACCCACATACCTTCAGTGAAATAGTCAGAACAGAGTTACACCACTTCTCTGATGCGAGTAATGTAGGATATGGTGCTTGTTCCTACCTCCGCTTCAAAAATGAAAAGAGTGAAGTCCACTGCTGTCTGGTGATGGCTAAAGCCAGGGTCTCACCTACAAAGGTCATAAGCATTCCCAGGTTAGAACTCTCAGCCGCTGTCATATCTGCCAGAATGAGTGTCATGCTGAAAAATGAGCTGGAAATGAAGATTGACCAAGAGTTCTTCTGGACAGACTCGCAGGTCGTTTTAGCATACATTAACAACGAAGCCCGTAGGTTTCATGTTTTTGTCGCAAATCGAGTGCAGCTGATACGAGATGTCACAGATCCTAGTCAGTGGTGTTACGTAAATACAACAGATAACCCTGCTGATTATGCATCTAGAGGGCTTAATGCGTCTGCCATCTCTACATCAATGTGGTTATCAGGACCCAAATTCCTGTGGGAACAGGAAGTAAATGCAACACCATATACACCTGTGAACCTGCTTGTCGGTGATCCTGAAGTTAAATTAGTCCAAACCTTTGTGACCTCCGTCAGAGACGGAGCAGACATCCTCAGTCGCTTAAGTCGATTCTCTTCTTGGTCTATGCTTCTAAGGGTGGTTGCAAGAATAAACAGATTGGGCCACAAACAGATGTACAACGGTGATCATGTGACAGTTGAAGAACGTGAGAGAGCTGCTAAGGTGGTCATCAAGCTTGTACAGCAGCAAGCATTCTCAAAGGAAATGCAAATAATTGAAAGAGGAGAAGCTCTACCAAATTCAAGCGCACTGTACCCTCTGGATCCTATTTTGGACAATGGCATCCTCCGTGTTGGTGGGAGGCTAAAACACTCATCTCTCAGTCAAGATCTAAAACATCCTGTAATACTTCCAAAAGGTAACCACATCACTAAACTAATTCTGTCACATTACCACACCAAAGTTCGTCACCAGGGAAGAAGCCAAACTCAAATGGAGTTAAGAATGAATGGATTCTGGATCATTGGAGGCAGTAAGTCTGTCGCTAAATTCATACACAAGTGTGTGCAATGTCGGAAACTCAGACGACCAGCTGAAGAACAGCGTATGGCAGAACTTCCCAGAGAACGTGTTGAGGTTTCCGCTCCATTCACGTACTGTGGTATGGACTGTTTCGGGCCATTTATTGTGAAGAGAGCTCGTAAGGAGCTTAAGAGATATGGCCTATTATTCACTTGTCTATCATCTCGTGCAGTCCATATTGAAATGATTGAGGACCTATCTACAGACTCCTTTATCAATGCCCTAAGGTGCTTTATCAGCCTCAGAGGAGCAGTTCGCAAACTTCAGTGTGACCACGGCACTAACTTTGTTGGAGCTAAAAATGAATTCGCAAAATCACTGAAAGAGATTGACACCAACGCCTTAGAGATCTTTCTTACAGAAAGGCAATGCGAGTTTGTCTTTAATGCTCCTTCTGCAAGCCATGCTGGAGGTGTCTGGGAGCGCCAGATACGTACTGTGCGAAATGTACTCAATGCCACACTTGCTTTATGCCCAGGCAGGCTTGATGACGCATCACTCAGAACGCTGTTCTATGAAGCAATGGCCATTGTAAACAGCCGCCCTCTAA